Proteins co-encoded in one Lysobacter solisilvae genomic window:
- a CDS encoding cation diffusion facilitator family transporter, which translates to MGHHHHDHSGHHSGHHAHDAPGAHHHGAGSTRAFAAITLINLAYTVLEAGYGFATNSLALLSDALHNLGDVLGLALAWGAAVIARRPPTTRHTYGWRRATLLSPLANALLLVAFSGALGWEAIRRFSAPPEIPGLPVIIVAAIGIAVNLGAAWLVRDGHDDLNKRGAFLHLMADAAVSLAAVVAGAGMWWLGWSWLDPATAVLIGAVVAVGAFGLLRESFNAAMDAVPRGIDQAQVEQYLAVQPGVGAVHHLHIWSLGAGEIAMTAHLVRPDDSDHDAFIDRINRELDERFGINHPTIQVERGTGCEHDRHDRAPHY; encoded by the coding sequence ATGGGTCACCATCACCACGATCATTCGGGCCATCACTCGGGCCACCACGCGCACGACGCACCGGGCGCGCACCACCACGGCGCGGGCAGCACCCGCGCCTTCGCCGCGATCACGCTGATCAACCTGGCCTACACGGTGCTGGAGGCCGGCTACGGCTTCGCCACCAACTCGCTGGCCCTGTTGTCCGACGCCCTGCACAACCTGGGCGACGTCCTGGGCCTGGCGCTGGCTTGGGGCGCGGCGGTCATCGCGCGGCGGCCGCCCACCACGCGCCACACCTACGGCTGGCGGCGGGCCACCCTGCTCTCCCCGCTGGCCAACGCCCTGCTGCTGGTCGCCTTCTCCGGCGCGCTGGGGTGGGAGGCCATCCGCCGTTTCAGCGCCCCGCCCGAGATCCCGGGCCTGCCGGTGATCATCGTGGCCGCCATCGGCATCGCGGTGAACCTGGGCGCGGCCTGGCTGGTGCGCGACGGGCACGACGACCTGAACAAGCGCGGCGCCTTCCTGCACCTGATGGCCGACGCGGCGGTGTCGCTGGCCGCCGTGGTGGCCGGCGCCGGCATGTGGTGGCTGGGCTGGTCTTGGCTGGATCCGGCCACGGCGGTGCTGATCGGCGCGGTGGTGGCGGTGGGCGCGTTCGGCCTGCTGCGCGAGAGCTTCAACGCCGCGATGGACGCCGTCCCGCGCGGCATCGACCAGGCGCAGGTGGAGCAGTACCTGGCCGTGCAGCCCGGGGTCGGCGCGGTCCACCACCTGCACATCTGGTCGCTGGGCGCCGGCGAGATCGCCATGACCGCGCACCTGGTGCGTCCGGATGACAGCGACCACGATGCCTTCATCGACCGCATCAACCGCGAGCTCGACGAGCGCTTCGGCATCAACCACCCGACCATCCAGGTGGAACGCGGCACAGGGTGCGAACACGACCGGCATGATCGGGCGCCGCATTACTAG
- the pyrH gene encoding UMP kinase, with protein MSQLAYRRVLLKLSGEALMGSEDYGIDPAVLNRLAREVIEAQHAGAEIALVIGGGNIFRGAGLAAGGMDRVTGDQMGMLATVINALAMQDALEKLGAKCRVMSAIKINDVCEDYIRRRAVRHMEKGRLAIFAAGTGNPFFTTDSGAALRAIEIGADLLLKATKVDGVYDKDPQRHQDAVRFDKLTYDEVIARNLQVMDTAAFALCRDSDLPLRIFDMGQPGVLLRVLRGENIGTLVQGRNPGL; from the coding sequence ATGTCCCAGCTCGCCTATCGCCGTGTCCTGCTCAAGTTGTCCGGCGAGGCGTTGATGGGGAGCGAGGACTACGGCATCGACCCGGCCGTGCTCAACCGCCTGGCCCGCGAGGTGATCGAGGCCCAGCACGCCGGCGCGGAGATCGCCCTGGTGATCGGCGGCGGCAACATCTTCCGCGGCGCGGGCCTGGCCGCCGGCGGGATGGACCGCGTCACCGGCGACCAGATGGGCATGCTGGCCACGGTGATCAACGCGCTGGCCATGCAGGACGCGCTGGAGAAGCTGGGCGCCAAGTGCCGGGTGATGAGCGCGATCAAGATCAACGACGTGTGCGAGGACTACATCCGCCGCCGCGCCGTGCGCCACATGGAAAAGGGCCGCCTGGCGATCTTCGCCGCCGGCACGGGCAACCCCTTCTTCACCACCGACTCGGGCGCCGCGCTGCGGGCCATCGAGATCGGCGCCGACCTGCTGCTGAAGGCGACCAAGGTCGACGGCGTGTACGACAAGGATCCGCAGCGCCACCAGGATGCGGTCCGCTTCGACAAGCTTACCTACGACGAGGTCATCGCGCGCAACCTGCAGGTGATGGACACCGCCGCCTTCGCCCTGTGCCGCGACAGCGACCTGCCCCTGCGCATCTTCGACATGGGCCAGCCCGGCGTGCTGCTGCGCGTGCTGCGCGGCGAGAACATCGGCACGCTGGTCCAGGGACGCAACCCGGGGCTGTAG
- a CDS encoding AIM24 family protein: protein MAIRNLSEFVEQSRQKDVSAEVFELESSHLLEVKLNGRVWAKSGSMVAYRGGVKFTRQGMLEQGLGNLLKKAVSGEGTQMMKMEGNGRVYIADAGKKITLLRLGGEAIFVNGNDVLAYEDGIQADIKMMRKVSGMVSGGLFNMRLAGSGVVAITSHYEPLTLAVTPDQPVFTDPNATVAWSGNLSPDIVTDISLGTLFGRGSGETVQLKFAGQGWVVVQPYEEIYFQSGQNGGGGGGLLGALTS, encoded by the coding sequence GTGGCAATCAGGAATCTCAGCGAGTTCGTCGAACAATCCCGGCAGAAGGATGTCAGTGCCGAAGTGTTCGAACTGGAAAGCTCGCACCTGCTGGAAGTGAAGTTGAACGGACGCGTCTGGGCCAAGTCCGGCTCGATGGTCGCCTACCGGGGCGGGGTCAAGTTCACCCGCCAGGGCATGCTCGAGCAGGGCCTGGGCAACCTGCTGAAGAAGGCGGTCAGCGGCGAAGGCACCCAGATGATGAAGATGGAAGGCAACGGCCGCGTCTACATCGCCGACGCCGGCAAGAAGATCACCCTGCTGCGCCTGGGCGGCGAGGCCATCTTCGTCAACGGCAACGACGTGCTCGCCTACGAGGACGGCATCCAGGCCGACATCAAGATGATGCGCAAGGTGTCCGGGATGGTGTCCGGCGGCCTGTTCAACATGCGCCTGGCCGGCAGCGGCGTGGTGGCGATCACCTCGCACTACGAACCGCTGACCCTGGCCGTGACCCCGGACCAGCCGGTGTTCACCGACCCCAACGCCACGGTGGCCTGGTCGGGCAACCTGAGCCCCGACATCGTCACCGACATCTCGCTGGGCACGCTGTTCGGCCGCGGCTCGGGCGAGACGGTGCAGCTGAAGTTCGCGGGGCAGGGCTGGGTGGTCGTGCAGCCGTACGAGGAGATCTATTTCCAGAGCGGCCAGAACGGTGGTGGCGGCGGCGGCCTGCTGGGCGCGCTGACCTCGTAA
- a CDS encoding LysR family transcriptional regulator, whose translation MTRDLNDTLIFVKVVEHGSFISAARALRLPKTTVSRKVQDLETRLGAQLLHRTTRKLGLTEAGNIYFEHCQRISRELDEAESAVGQLQGGPRGWLRITAPYSMGIERIAPLLGEFHARHPEVRVEMVLTNEPLDLIDKEIDVALRVGHLPDSNLVARRLATLRTQVFASEEYLQRHGEPLHPDDLQHHRTLAFNKQRRNGGFLWPLNDGERVTEFRVDPVFVANDPAGLRGALLCGEGLMLANDVMVKPYVERGIIRRVLPGWTGPEYELNALFPRGRVQSPKIRAFVDFLVEHLNFDADYMQLHCPGNKMCPEEAALLAAKVAQEATQAAAEAALEDNVTPVTV comes from the coding sequence ATGACCCGCGATCTCAATGACACCCTGATCTTCGTCAAGGTGGTCGAACACGGCAGTTTCATCTCCGCCGCACGCGCGCTGCGCCTGCCCAAGACCACGGTCAGCCGCAAGGTGCAGGACTTGGAAACGCGCCTGGGCGCGCAGCTGCTGCATCGCACGACGCGCAAGCTGGGGCTCACCGAAGCCGGCAACATCTACTTCGAACATTGCCAGCGTATTTCGCGCGAACTGGACGAAGCCGAAAGCGCGGTCGGCCAGCTGCAGGGCGGCCCGCGCGGCTGGCTGCGCATCACGGCGCCCTATTCGATGGGCATCGAGCGCATCGCGCCCCTGCTGGGCGAATTCCACGCCCGCCATCCGGAAGTGCGCGTGGAGATGGTGCTGACCAACGAGCCGCTCGACCTGATCGACAAGGAGATCGATGTCGCCCTGCGCGTGGGCCACCTGCCCGACTCCAACCTGGTCGCGCGCCGGCTCGCCACGCTGCGCACGCAGGTGTTCGCCAGCGAGGAATACCTGCAGCGCCACGGCGAACCGCTGCACCCGGACGATCTGCAGCACCACCGCACGCTGGCCTTCAACAAGCAGCGGCGCAACGGCGGCTTCCTGTGGCCGCTCAACGACGGCGAGCGGGTGACGGAGTTCCGCGTCGATCCGGTCTTCGTCGCCAACGACCCGGCCGGCCTGCGCGGCGCGCTGCTGTGCGGCGAAGGCCTGATGCTGGCCAATGACGTGATGGTCAAGCCCTATGTGGAGCGCGGCATCATCCGCCGCGTGCTCCCCGGCTGGACCGGGCCGGAATACGAACTCAATGCGCTGTTCCCGCGCGGGCGCGTGCAGTCGCCCAAGATCCGCGCGTTCGTCGATTTCCTCGTCGAGCACCTGAACTTCGACGCCGACTACATGCAGCTGCATTGCCCCGGCAACAAGATGTGCCCGGAAGAAGCCGCGCTGCTGGCTGCGAAGGTCGCGCAGGAAGCGACGCAGGCCGCCGCCGAGGCGGCGCTGGAAGACAACGTAACGCCGGTGACGGTGTAG
- a CDS encoding SDR family NAD(P)-dependent oxidoreductase: MIGIIRSPLLVLGATGTVGQGVVEAAVAAGRPVVAVARKAGELARLGERHAGADLTTLAGSVATDEDAERLATAVRALGRPIGGVIAAVSSCANRGGLLQQSSQALRCRLDTDLFPHLAAARAFLPLLAQANRGGSYVVVGGPGSDRPWAGYGHRSIAAAALRMLVSALHDEARPLGVRVQLLSVEAPVRTDCRDACPHWPAASEIGRQALALVDGAGARGRPRAVVPFVATTFVATTAPVANAAAGVPVPDLAQTPGGNPALLTERWLEDTRTLLASIAGGDEQAGAAAVPDAPPSCHAHSNALTSDPHKEASP, encoded by the coding sequence GTGATCGGGATAATCCGCTCCCCGCTGCTGGTCCTGGGCGCCACCGGCACGGTCGGCCAGGGCGTGGTCGAGGCCGCCGTGGCGGCGGGGCGGCCGGTCGTTGCCGTGGCCCGCAAGGCCGGCGAACTGGCCCGCCTGGGCGAACGCCACGCCGGCGCGGACCTCACCACGCTGGCCGGATCGGTGGCGACCGACGAGGACGCCGAGCGCCTGGCGACGGCCGTGCGCGCACTCGGGCGGCCCATCGGCGGCGTCATCGCGGCCGTGTCGTCCTGCGCCAACCGCGGTGGCCTGCTGCAGCAGTCCAGCCAGGCGCTGCGCTGCCGCCTGGACACCGACCTGTTCCCCCACCTGGCCGCCGCCCGCGCCTTCCTCCCCCTGCTGGCGCAGGCCAACCGTGGTGGCAGTTACGTCGTCGTCGGCGGCCCCGGCAGCGATCGTCCATGGGCCGGCTACGGCCATCGTTCGATTGCCGCCGCCGCGCTGCGCATGCTGGTCAGCGCCCTGCACGACGAAGCCCGCCCGCTGGGCGTGCGCGTGCAGCTGCTCAGCGTCGAAGCGCCGGTGCGCACCGATTGTCGCGATGCCTGTCCGCACTGGCCCGCCGCCAGCGAGATCGGCCGCCAGGCGCTGGCGCTCGTCGATGGTGCCGGCGCGCGCGGGAGGCCGCGCGCGGTGGTGCCGTTCGTGGCGACGACGTTCGTGGCGACGACCGCACCGGTGGCGAACGCCGCGGCCGGCGTCCCCGTTCCGGACCTCGCGCAAACCCCCGGCGGGAACCCGGCCCTACTGACAGAACGCTGGCTGGAGGACACGCGCACGCTGCTGGCCTCCATCGCGGGCGGCGACGAGCAGGCCGGCGCCGCCGCCGTGCCCGACGCGCCTCCCTCCTGCCATGCCCATTCCAACGCTCTGACCTCCGACCCCCACAAGGAAGCCTCCCCATGA
- a CDS encoding efflux RND transporter periplasmic adaptor subunit has translation MISSKRLARSGTPTLLSRSGLAGLALTVLVAAVVTACSSQAAPGQAMPPPPQVSVATVLTREVSQWDDFTGRVTAVESVELRPRVSGYVHQVAYTEGQEVHKGDLLFVIDPRPYRAALDSAQAGLERARSEARLAQAQGARAQMLVDAKAISREEFESRKAASAQGDAGVRAAQAAVAAAQLDLQFTQVRSPINGRAGRALMTEGNLAQADATLLTTVVSQDPVFVYFESDERSFLRYAEMARKGERAGTRNAVRVGLASEDGYPHEGTVDFVDNQVDPNTGTIRARAVLRNPDRVFTPGLFARVQLEGSGKFKAALVDDKAVLTDQDRKYVYVLGPGNTAVRKDVVLGRSIDGLRVIESGLAPTDKVIVHGVQKVFFPGMPVAPQSIAMGAPAPSGGPAVAGAK, from the coding sequence ATGATCTCCAGCAAACGACTTGCCCGGTCGGGCACACCCACGCTGCTGTCCCGCAGCGGACTGGCTGGCCTGGCCCTCACCGTGCTGGTGGCGGCCGTCGTCACCGCGTGCAGCAGCCAGGCCGCCCCCGGCCAGGCGATGCCGCCGCCGCCCCAGGTCAGCGTCGCCACGGTCCTGACCCGCGAAGTCAGCCAGTGGGACGATTTCACCGGCCGCGTCACCGCGGTGGAATCGGTCGAACTGCGGCCGCGCGTCAGCGGCTACGTGCACCAGGTCGCGTACACGGAGGGCCAGGAAGTCCACAAGGGCGACCTGCTGTTCGTCATCGACCCGCGCCCTTACCGCGCCGCACTCGACAGCGCGCAGGCCGGACTGGAACGCGCCCGCAGCGAGGCGCGCCTGGCGCAGGCGCAGGGCGCCCGCGCACAGATGCTCGTCGACGCCAAGGCGATCTCCCGCGAGGAGTTCGAATCGCGCAAGGCGGCCTCCGCGCAGGGCGACGCCGGCGTGCGCGCCGCGCAGGCCGCGGTCGCGGCGGCGCAGCTGGACCTGCAGTTCACCCAGGTGCGCTCGCCGATCAACGGCCGCGCCGGGCGCGCGCTGATGACCGAAGGCAACCTGGCCCAGGCCGACGCGACGCTGCTCACCACGGTGGTTTCCCAGGACCCGGTGTTCGTCTACTTCGAAAGCGACGAACGTAGTTTCCTGCGCTACGCCGAGATGGCCCGCAAGGGCGAGCGCGCCGGCACCCGCAACGCGGTGCGCGTCGGGCTGGCCAGCGAGGACGGCTACCCGCACGAAGGCACGGTGGACTTCGTCGACAACCAGGTCGATCCGAACACCGGCACCATCCGCGCCCGCGCGGTGCTGCGCAATCCCGACCGCGTGTTCACGCCCGGATTGTTCGCGCGCGTGCAGCTGGAAGGCAGCGGCAAGTTCAAGGCCGCGCTCGTCGACGACAAGGCCGTGCTCACCGACCAGGACCGCAAGTACGTCTACGTGCTCGGGCCGGGCAACACGGCGGTGCGCAAGGACGTCGTGCTGGGCCGCAGCATCGACGGACTGCGCGTCATCGAGTCGGGCCTGGCGCCGACGGACAAGGTGATCGTCCATGGCGTGCAGAAGGTGTTCTTCCCCGGCATGCCGGTCGCGCCCCAGTCCATCGCGATGGGGGCTCCGGCACCGTCGGGTGGTCCCGCCGTGGCGGGCGCCAAGTAG
- a CDS encoding efflux RND transporter permease subunit, whose protein sequence is MDFSRFFIDRPIFAAVLSIVIFAAGLIAIPMLPISEYPEVVPPSVVVRTVYPGANPKVIAETVATPLEEAINGVEDMMYLKSVAGSDGVLQMTVTFRPGTDADDAAVRVQNRVSQALARLPEDVRRQGVTTQKQSPTFLMVVHLTSPSGKYDTLYLRNYARMNVKDALARLPGVGDAQIFGGGDYAMRAWLDPDKIASRGLTAGDVVRAMREQNVQVSAGQLGAEPLPSSDFLTLINAQGRLRTQEEFGDIVLKAGEGGEIVRLADVARLELGAGDYTLRSQLDGKNAVGIGIFQAPGANALQIQEQVIAQMDEMSTRFPEGIKYEAVYDTTIFVRDSIKAVVTTLLEAVLLVVLVVILFLQTWRASIIPLIAVPVSVVGTFAALYLLGFSINTLSLFGLVLAIGIVVDDAIVVVENVERNIEEGLTPLAAAHQAMKEVSGPIIAIALVLCAVFVPMAFLSGVTGQFYKQFAVTIAISTVISAINSLTLSPALAARLLKPHGAPKDAPSRLIDRLFGWVFAPFNRFFKSSSTKYQGAVSRALGKRGAVFGVYAVLLLATGAMFQWVPAGFIPTQDKLYLIAGVKLPEGSSIGRTDALLKKVTDIAMQTDGVAHAVAFPGLNALQFTNTPNTGVVFFPLQPFDERGRSAVEIVGEINQKIAGLQEGFTFAMMPPPILGLGNGNGYQLFIEDRSNLGYGALQNAVQGMQGAVAQTPGMGFPISSYQANVPQLDAEVDRVKAKAQGVPLTELFDTLQTYLGSAYVNDFNQFGRTWQVIAQADGSFRDSVEDIANLRTRNDRGEMVPIGSMVKVTQTFGPDPVLRYNGYPAADLAGEADPRVLSSAQAMATLTDMAGKVLPNGMHIEWTDLSYQQATQGKAALIVFPLAILLAFLVLAALYESWTLPLAVILIVPMCMLSALLGVQLTGGDNNVFVQIGLVVLMGLACKNAILIVEFARELELQGRGIVEAALEACRLRLRPIVMTSIAFIAGTVPLVFAHGAGAEVRSATGITVFAGMLGVTLFGLFLTPVFYVALRKLVTRRAAAPLQAQPVTASSHL, encoded by the coding sequence ATGGACTTTTCAAGATTCTTCATCGACCGGCCGATCTTCGCCGCGGTGCTGTCGATCGTGATCTTCGCCGCCGGCCTGATCGCGATCCCGATGCTGCCGATCAGCGAGTACCCGGAAGTCGTGCCGCCCTCGGTCGTCGTGCGCACCGTGTATCCCGGCGCGAACCCGAAGGTGATCGCCGAGACGGTGGCCACTCCGCTGGAAGAGGCGATCAACGGCGTCGAGGACATGATGTACCTCAAGTCCGTCGCCGGTTCCGACGGCGTGCTGCAGATGACGGTCACCTTCCGCCCGGGCACCGATGCCGATGACGCCGCCGTGCGCGTGCAGAACCGGGTCAGCCAGGCCCTGGCGCGCCTGCCCGAGGACGTGCGCCGGCAGGGCGTGACCACGCAGAAGCAGTCGCCGACCTTCCTGATGGTCGTGCACCTGACCTCGCCCAGCGGCAAGTACGACACGCTGTACCTGCGCAACTACGCGCGCATGAACGTCAAGGATGCGCTGGCGCGGCTGCCCGGCGTCGGCGATGCACAGATCTTCGGCGGCGGCGACTACGCCATGCGCGCCTGGCTGGACCCGGACAAGATCGCCTCGCGCGGGCTGACCGCCGGCGACGTCGTGCGCGCCATGCGCGAACAGAACGTGCAGGTCTCCGCCGGCCAGCTGGGCGCCGAACCCCTGCCCAGCAGCGACTTCCTCACCCTCATCAACGCCCAGGGCCGCCTGCGCACGCAGGAGGAGTTCGGCGACATCGTGCTCAAGGCGGGCGAGGGCGGCGAAATCGTGCGCCTGGCCGACGTGGCGCGGCTGGAGCTGGGCGCCGGGGACTACACCCTGCGTTCCCAGCTGGACGGCAAGAACGCGGTGGGCATCGGCATCTTCCAGGCGCCGGGCGCCAATGCGCTGCAGATCCAGGAGCAGGTGATCGCGCAGATGGACGAGATGTCCACGCGCTTCCCCGAGGGCATCAAGTACGAGGCCGTCTACGACACGACGATCTTCGTGCGCGACTCCATCAAGGCCGTCGTCACCACGCTGCTGGAAGCCGTGCTGCTGGTGGTGCTGGTGGTGATCCTGTTCCTGCAGACCTGGCGCGCGTCGATCATCCCGCTGATCGCGGTGCCGGTGTCGGTGGTGGGTACCTTCGCCGCGCTGTACCTGCTGGGCTTCTCGATCAACACCCTGAGCCTGTTCGGCCTGGTGCTGGCGATCGGCATCGTGGTCGACGACGCGATCGTGGTGGTGGAGAATGTCGAGCGCAACATCGAGGAAGGGCTGACGCCGCTGGCGGCGGCCCACCAGGCGATGAAGGAAGTGTCCGGCCCCATCATCGCCATCGCGCTGGTGCTGTGCGCGGTGTTCGTGCCGATGGCGTTCCTGTCGGGCGTGACCGGGCAGTTCTACAAGCAGTTCGCGGTGACCATCGCGATCTCCACGGTCATCTCCGCGATCAATTCGCTGACGCTGTCGCCCGCGCTGGCCGCGCGCCTGCTCAAGCCGCACGGCGCCCCGAAGGACGCGCCTTCGCGCCTGATCGACCGCCTGTTCGGCTGGGTGTTCGCGCCGTTCAACCGCTTCTTCAAGAGCAGCTCGACGAAGTACCAGGGCGCCGTCTCGCGCGCGCTGGGCAAGCGCGGCGCCGTGTTCGGCGTGTACGCGGTGCTGCTGCTGGCCACCGGCGCGATGTTCCAGTGGGTGCCGGCGGGTTTCATCCCGACCCAGGACAAGCTCTATCTCATCGCGGGCGTGAAGCTGCCGGAAGGTTCCTCCATCGGCCGCACCGACGCGCTGCTGAAGAAGGTTACCGACATCGCGATGCAGACCGATGGCGTGGCGCACGCAGTGGCCTTCCCCGGCCTCAACGCGCTGCAGTTCACCAACACGCCCAACACCGGCGTGGTGTTCTTCCCGCTGCAGCCGTTCGACGAACGCGGCCGTTCGGCGGTGGAGATCGTCGGCGAGATCAACCAGAAGATCGCCGGCCTGCAGGAGGGCTTCACCTTCGCGATGATGCCGCCGCCGATCCTCGGCCTCGGCAACGGCAACGGCTACCAGCTGTTCATCGAGGACCGCTCCAACCTGGGTTATGGCGCGCTGCAGAACGCGGTGCAGGGCATGCAGGGCGCGGTCGCGCAGACACCCGGCATGGGCTTCCCGATCAGCAGCTACCAGGCCAACGTGCCGCAGCTGGACGCGGAGGTCGACCGGGTCAAGGCCAAGGCGCAGGGCGTGCCGCTGACCGAACTGTTCGACACGCTGCAGACCTACCTGGGCTCGGCCTACGTCAACGACTTCAACCAGTTCGGCCGGACCTGGCAGGTGATCGCCCAGGCCGACGGCAGCTTCCGCGACAGCGTGGAGGACATCGCCAACCTGCGCACCCGCAACGACCGCGGCGAGATGGTGCCGATCGGCTCGATGGTGAAGGTCACCCAGACCTTCGGCCCCGATCCGGTGCTGCGCTACAACGGCTATCCGGCGGCGGACCTGGCAGGCGAAGCCGATCCGCGCGTGCTGTCCTCGGCACAGGCCATGGCCACGCTGACTGACATGGCCGGCAAGGTCCTGCCCAACGGCATGCACATCGAGTGGACCGACCTGAGCTACCAGCAGGCCACGCAGGGCAAGGCCGCGCTGATCGTGTTCCCGCTGGCCATCCTGCTCGCCTTCCTGGTGCTGGCCGCGCTGTACGAGAGCTGGACCCTGCCGCTGGCGGTGATCCTGATCGTGCCCATGTGCATGTTGTCGGCCCTGCTCGGCGTGCAGCTCACCGGCGGCGACAACAACGTGTTCGTGCAGATCGGCCTGGTGGTGCTGATGGGGCTGGCGTGCAAGAACGCGATCCTGATCGTCGAGTTCGCCCGCGAGCTGGAACTGCAGGGCCGCGGGATCGTGGAGGCCGCACTGGAGGCCTGCCGCCTGCGCCTGCGTCCGATCGTGATGACGTCCATCGCCTTCATCGCCGGCACGGTGCCGCTGGTGTTCGCCCACGGCGCGGGCGCCGAGGTGCGTTCGGCGACGGGCATCACGGTGTTCGCCGGCATGCTCGGCGTGACGCTGTTCGGCCTGTTCCTCACCCCGGTGTTCTACGTCGCGCTGCGCAAGCTGGTCACGCGCCGCGCCGCCGCCCCGCTGCAGGCGCAGCCGGTGACGGCGTCCTCCCACCTGTAA
- a CDS encoding SDR family oxidoreductase, translating into MTSQSHSKIALVTGATRGIGLETVKQLARTGVHVLLAGRDRSKAVEASLELQSLGLPVEAIVLDVTQPDSIAAAAQEVERRHGRLDILVNNAGVFRDDMQRKPSEQSLDTWRETFDTNVFGVVATTQAFLPLLRKAPAARIVNVSSLLGSLAANADPASPIYDFKVPAYNVSKSAVNAWTVQLAHELKDTAIKVNAVHPGSVKTDMNASGELEVADGARTSVRMALLDAQGPSGGFHYFEESLPW; encoded by the coding sequence ATGACTTCTCAAAGCCACTCCAAGATCGCCCTCGTCACCGGCGCCACCCGCGGCATCGGCCTTGAAACCGTGAAGCAGCTGGCCCGCACCGGCGTCCACGTGCTGCTGGCCGGGCGCGATCGCAGCAAGGCGGTCGAAGCCTCGCTGGAACTGCAGTCGCTCGGCCTGCCCGTCGAAGCCATCGTGCTCGACGTCACCCAGCCCGACAGCATCGCCGCGGCCGCGCAGGAGGTCGAACGCAGGCACGGCCGCCTGGACATCCTGGTCAACAACGCCGGCGTGTTCCGCGACGACATGCAGCGCAAGCCGTCGGAGCAGTCGCTGGACACCTGGCGCGAGACTTTCGACACCAACGTGTTCGGCGTGGTCGCCACCACCCAGGCGTTCCTGCCGCTGCTGCGCAAGGCGCCTGCCGCGCGCATCGTCAACGTCTCCAGCCTGCTGGGTTCGCTGGCGGCGAACGCGGACCCCGCGTCGCCCATCTACGACTTCAAGGTGCCCGCCTACAACGTGTCCAAGAGCGCGGTGAATGCGTGGACCGTGCAACTGGCGCACGAGCTCAAGGACACGGCGATCAAGGTCAACGCCGTGCACCCCGGCTCGGTCAAGACCGACATGAATGCCAGCGGCGAGCTCGAAGTGGCCGACGGCGCGCGCACCAGCGTGCGCATGGCGCTGCTCGATGCGCAGGGGCCCAGCGGTGGTTTCCATTACTTCGAGGAGTCGCTGCCGTGGTGA